In Gemmatimonadota bacterium, the sequence TGGGCGTTGATCGACGAAGCGGTGCAGAGCACCGGCAGGAACGCCAGCAGGATCGTGATGCCGGCTTCGGGGGCGGACGGACGCATGGACGCTCGCGGGAAAAGGGAGGCGGCAAGCATGAGCGGCGCCGGAGCCCGACGCAATCGCGCGGGCACGCGCGTGGCGCGCTACGGCCTGCCCGGGCGGATCCGCTCGGGCCGCTAACCTTCCGCGTAGGCCTCCACCCGCAGCCCCGGGATGCGACCGAACTCGCGCACGTTCCGGGTGACCACCGGCTGGCCGTGGGCAAGCGCGGTCGCACCGATCCACAGGTCGTTGGCCCCGATCAGCAGACCGTTGGCCTTCAGGTACCGGTACGCCTGCCCGTACTCCCAGCACACCTCGGGCGTGCAGTCGAGCATCCGGAAGGGGCGGATGAGCTCCATCCACAGGTTTCGATCGCCGGGCGGCAACCCAGCTGCCAGCTCGCCCGCGATGGTGAAGGTGATGAAGAGCGGGGTCTTCGCGTGAGACTCCAGAAAGCGGTGCGCCGGCCCCTCGACGCCCCGGCGGAGTTCGCGCTCCAGGTCGATGAGGAACGTGGTCTCGAGAATCACCGCCCGGACCACTTGTCCCCAGGAGGCGCATCCTCCCGGTCGTTGGCGTCGACCTGGTCGAGGGCCTCGGCCGGATAGGTGGGCCCCCGCTCCCGCACCCGGGCAAGCAGCTCGCGCCCGGTCAGCGCCGCGTCCGGCCACTCCGCTCGCATGACGACCTCGCTGAAGGATTCATCCGGGCTGCGACGGGCGCGACGCAGCCGCTCGTAGGCTTCGAGCTTCAGGGAGATGGTCTTCGTGGCCATGCATGCATCATGCATGGTCTGTGCGTCGAGGTCAAGGGAGTCAGGGGACCTGGAGCTCCCACCGGGTCACGACCGAGCAGATCGGTCGCATTCTCCCACGGATCCAGGCGGAGTCCGGCCTCCCCGGAGCGCACGGATCACGAGACCCGTGGTCAGGATGGCAGACGTATCCGCGTGCTCCGAGTAGCGCGCGCCATCGCTCTGGTCCGGCACCCGGAGGACCGGCGCGCCCGACCACGATCCGTCAGGAAGCTGGGCAGCGTGCAGCCAGGCGATCTCGTCACCCGGGTCCAGGCCCAGGAGCGTGCGCACCGTCAGGCGCTGCGCCGCCTCGAACGCGCTCGGCGGATCACCCTCCGGGAGGACGAGGCCGTGCCGCACGGGGTCCGGGATGCCGCCGCTCGCGTCCAGGAACTCAAGGCTGAGCGCGTTCGCGTAGCTGTCTGAGCTCCACCAGAAGGACGTCCAGCCCGTCCCGGGTCGGAAGACCGCGAGGTGGGTCTCGCGAAGCGTGCGTAGCTGCTCCACCGGGACACCCGCGGCCAGCAGGGCCAGCCCGGCGTTCGGGGTGACGTCCTCATGTGCGTGGGCCCAGCTGCCGAAGCGGGCCGCATTGAACGTGTGGGCCCGGCCCTCGGCATCGAAGAAGGGACGCAGGAGCGACTCGGCGTCCGCCCGCGAGATGCGGTCCCTCTGTGCGAGGAAGCGGACCACCCAACTGGTAGTATCCGCATCGCATGCAGCGTTGCGGTTGTAGCCCCAGCCTGCGGCGCGACGCTCCGCCTCCAGGAACGCAGCGGCACGCGCGCACGCAGCGTGGACTCGTTCGTCCTCCGGGAACACGGACGCGAGGCAGGTCCCCGCCACCGCCGTGATCCACGCGTCCGAGCGGCCGGGCTCCAGATCGTAGTCCCGCCAGCTCCCGTCGCGCTCCTGCAGCGCGAGCAACCGGTCCGTGGCGCGGTGCACCACCCCGACGTCAGTGCCGAGGGCCGGGCTTGGCATAGACCGTGGCGTGGGAGAGGGTCTGGTCGGCGAAGCCCAGACTCAGGAACTCGGTGGTCGCTCCGCCCCAGTGTGTGTGGAGCGCGGCGGTGAAGCGCTCGAGCGTCCACGCAGCGGGTGCGGAGGAGGAGGGTGTGCGCGCCGCGATCTCAGCGGGAGTCGGTCGGCGCCGGTCTTTCATCTCCGCCGACGCAGGCGCGGTCAACGCGTCGAACGCCCCGTGCACCCACGCCTCCAGCGCACAGCGCTCCGGCGCGGCCACCGCCTGACACGAGAGGTCCACCTTGCAGCGTCCGAAGTACACGATCCGGGACGCGTCATCCAGCACGAAATCGTGTCCGGTGGTCACCGCCTGCGGACGGAGCGCACCGAACCGCTGCTCGAAGTCGGCGACGACCTCCTCCAACACACACGCGGCCTCCCCACCCAGCCGGCAGGACCCGGTCAGGGACGCGCGGGTCGGCGCGGCGTGGCCGGCATAGATGCGCAGTGCCAGCAGGCGTCCTCCGCGCACGGCCACTCCCAGTCCCACGGGGAGCGCATGCGGGGCCAGGCACTGCATCCAGCGTGCGACCTCGGGCTCCAGCGCGCGCGGAGCCAGTGGCGCCAGCAGATCCGCGACGCGCTGCCAGCGCTGAAGCGGCGTGCCGTGCCGCAGGTTCACGTAGAGACGCAGCTCGGAGGGCTGGGCACCGATCACGGCACCGAGCCAGATGCCGCCCCACAGCCGGTCCCGATCCTCCGGGCTCGCCGGCAAGGCCGCGGACGCGATCTCCTGCAGCAGCTCCGCGACGCCCTCACCCTCGACGTGCGTGAGCAACGTACGCGCGGTGTTCAGCGCGTCGGGGATCTGCCGGCTCACCGGTGCCGCGCGCGCACCCGGCTCGACCAGGATGCGCAGACCCCCGCCCTGCCCGCCCGACTTGAACGAGTAGACGAGGGGCGTGCCGTCGTGGCAGAGCGAAGGTCTGCGCTCCCACGGCTCGCCAGGATCCGCCACCGCGTCCAGGAGCGCGGCGTGCAGACGGCGGCCCGGATGGGCCGCCGCCTGTCCACCGAAGCAGGCGTCGAAGACGCCGTGCGCGCTCCGGGCGATGCCGCTCACGTCTTCTGCAGCACCTGGATGGTCGCGGGGTTGCCGGCCACACCGGCGGTGCCGGTCTGTCCGTTCGCACCCTGCGGGCCCGAGCCCGCGCCCGCACCGGAGGGGTTGCCGTTGCCGCCGTCTCCGCCGCCCCCGCCGCCGCCGCCGATCCCGCGCGAGCCGGCCGCACCACCGATCCCACCCGCCATGGAATCCGGCGTCTCCGGCACGATGTTGGGGAACGGCGCGTTGGCATCGTACAGGATCAGCACCACACCGCCGTTGCCCCCGCGGCCGCCGTTGCCGGCATCGCCGCCGTCGCCACCACGGCCGCCCTGACCGCCGTTGCCGCCCCGGCCCTGCTGGGCGTGCGGCTCGCAGCCCTTCCCGCTGCCCCCGGCACCCCCGTCCCCGCCGTCCTGACCGTCCTGGCCCTGACCACCATTGCCGCCGTTGCCGCCCCGACCGCCGTTGCCGCCCCGGAAGTTGAGCGTCACGGGCCCGACGAACTGATTGGCATCGAGCGTGATGACGGCACCCTGGCCGCCGTTGTCCCCGTTCTCGCCACTCTGTCCGCTCGCGCCGGTCGCACCCTGACCGCCGTGCCCACCCTGACTGCCGTTGGTGGGGGCTTCGTCACCCCAGGTCGAGCACTCCGCGTCCTTCCCCTTCCCTCCGTTCGGGGCCTTCCCTCCCGGAGGGGGCGCGGCGCCCGGTGCGCCGTGCGCTCCGTCCTTCCCGTTGGTCCCTGGTCCACTGAATGTCGGCATGTTCGTTCCTCCCTGCGTTCTGGCAGTGGCTCAGTTGACGTGACGGATCTGGACCGCGTCGACCTTGGTGAAGTGGCCCGGCGAGACCTGACCCGATCCGTAGACGAGGATGTTGTTGAAGATCAGCGTCGAGAATCCCTGGAACGTGACGTGGTCGTCCGGGCAGACGATCAGATCGGGCGCGACGAACGCTTTGATGCCCTTCGCGCGCTCGAGCATGTTGGAGATCACCGCGGCCACGTGCGGCTCCTTGGCCTCGGCCTCGTCCACGTACCCGTACAGCATGTTCGTGGCGAGCTGCTGCACGGCCTGCTGCTGGCGCGGCTCCAACCGCTCGAAGCGGAACTTCTTGAGCGGCAGATCCGTCATGCAGACCTCCCGCAGCGGAGAGCAGGCATGGTTGCCGCCGCGCAGCGCCGAGGGTCGCTCGAAGGCCTTGCGGGCCACCGCGTTGGGGATGCCGACCCAGTTCTTCAGATCGTCGAGCGACACCGGCTCCAACGGGTGCACCCACTGCGCGTACTCGCGGATGGGCCGGATCAGTCCGTCGAGGCAGATGATGGGAAGCGCCACCTTCTTCGGTGGCTTCAGGCGGTAGATCTCCAGACGCTCCGCGAAGCGTTCGGCGGAGACCTCCACCAGATATTCCTTGTGGTCTTCGATCTTGCCCGACTTCCGCGGTGTGCTCTTCCTCGCGGCCGGTCGGCTCGGCTTCTTGCGCTCGGGCATCCTTCGTCCTCCCATCTTCCGGGGTTCACGCGAACCGGACGGCCGCGTCGGGGATGCACCAGATGCGTCGGGGGTGGGCATCCGGTTGAGGACGCGCAGCGCAGCATCGATTCAGGACAACGAGCCGGCTAGTCACCGAGGACCGGCGGGCCGGGATCCTCCGTCTCCACGACGGGCAGCTCGACCACTTCCGCGATCACGAGCACCGACACCCAACCCTCGAACGGGTCGTCCGGCTTCTTGTCCGTGAGCGCGACCTGGATCTGGAAGTCGATCTGGTTCGGATTGCGGATCGCGAGGATGTCGGTATCGATGAGCAACGACCGGAGGTGGTGATCCTTGTCCGTGTAGTTGATGGCGAAGCCGTTGAGCGCCACCTCGGCGCGCAGGATCGACTGCACGCTGGGCACGGACACCGTGCGTTGGATGTTGCGGAACCCGAGGGGCCCCGCGAGACCGGAGTCGAAGACGATGGGAACGTTGAGAAGGCGGATGGCCATGGGTGCCTCCGTCGGGGAGGATCGGGATGGATGGCGCGCGCAGCGTGCGCGCGGATCGAGGGCGAGGGTCTCGCCCCCTCTGCCTGAAGCGCCGTCCCGGACCGGGAGGGTCAGACGGGCGACCGGGTGGGAGACGGGTGGCGGGCGGTAGCCCGGCCACAGCAGGGGCGGACGTCCCGGGCGCGGCGGCCGCAGAGCGGGTCCGCCCTACCGTCGAAGGCCCGCCGGGCCCATGATGGGCCGATGAGCTCCGAAGTCGGCATCCGTGTCCTCGCCTGCGTGCTGCGGCGGGGCCCTGCGCTCCTCATCTGCCGCCGCCCCGACCACAAACGGCACGGCGGGCTCTGGGAGTTCCCGGGCGGGAAGGTGGAGCCCGGCGAGAGTGATCTCGACGCCGCACGTCGTGAGCTGCGCGAGGAGCTGGATCTGGACGTGACGGCCGTCGGCGAGGTGGCGTTCTCGGTCGCCGACCCCGGCTCTGCGTTCGTGATCGAGTTCCTGGAGGTGGAGGCGGGGGGCGAGCCGGAGTGCCTGGAGCACTCGGAGGTCGCGTGGGTGGAGCCGGAGGAGTTGCTGGGGTATGCGCTGGCGCCGAGTGATCGGCGGTTTGCGGAATGGCTGGCGCGGGGAGAGGTGGAGTTGGACCGCGGACGCTGAGGCGCCGGCGATCCGCCGCCTCCTGGACGCGTGAGCGCCGACGCGGACGATCGAACTACAGATCTCTCGGCCACAACTCCGGGTCGGTCCGCAGCGTCACCGCCGCGAAGTCCCGCAGGTCCAGCGTCGCGATGGCTCGAGCGCCCAACCGCTCCGCCACGGCCATGACCACGGCATCCACGAGCCCCAGCTCGAGATCCGCGTTCGCGGCGTCGAGGTCACGCGCGCGCTCGACATCCGACCCGCCGTTCCACTCGACAGCCCACGCGCCGGACGCCACGTCGGCGCGGAACGAGCGCGCAACGGCGGACCCGAGCCGTGACGCCAGGATGTGATCGACCTCGGGAAGGATGGCCCAAGGGAGGATCCAGGCGCCCGGATCGGCTTCGAATGCCCCCCGGAGTGTCTGGTGATGACGGTCGTCCTGATCGACCAGCGCCACGATGGCCCCGGTGTCCGCGACGATCACAGCTCCTCCCCCATCCCGTGCAACAGCTCCTCGGCCCGCTCCGCGAGCTGCCCATCCCCGCTACGGCCAGCGCCGAGGCTGGACGGCAGGCGCCGGCCGGTCCGGGTGCGCGTGTACTCGGCCACGGCGGCGCGGATGAGCTCGGCGGCGGAGCGTCCCTCCGCCTCCGCCAGGGTCTTGAGGCGGCGGTAGTCGGCGGCGTCCAGGTAGACGGTCGTTTTCACGGTGGGCATAGATATATGGTATATGGCAGCCATATCTCCGCAACCCACCAGGCGCTGACAAGGCGAGATTTCCAGATGCGACGGGACGGTCCACGGTCTTCTCGGCAGGACCGAGCTCGGGATACGGGGCCGCCGGGGGTGGGCACAGCTAAGCTTTGTATTTACCGCCCTGTCGACATTACATTTATTCCCCTGGACACATGATATCTGTGCCGCTACAGCCCTTTCATTTGTTGCCCAGACGGACCTCGAGACCGACATGATCTACCGGCCGCGAATCACCGACGACGAGATACGGCGTCGTCTCTCAGCCGCCGGTGGTGTCGTGGTCGAGGGTCCCAAGGCCTGCGGGAAGACGGCAACCGCACGCCACCATGCCGAAAGTGAGGTCCTCCTCGACGTCGATGCGACGGCGCGAACCGCGATCGGTTTCGACCCCGCACTCGTCCTCGACGGCCCGACACCGCGGCTGATCGACGAGTGGCAGGTCGCTCCAGAGATCTGGAACCATGTGCGTCGGACCATTGATGATCGCCAGGCGCCGGGGCAGTTCATCCTGACCGGTTCCGCGGTTGCCTCCGATGACACGATTCGTCACACGGGCGCCGGCCGACTCACGCGCGTCCGCTTGCGCCCGATGTCCCTGTATGAGCTGGACGCTTCGAGCGGTGCGCTCTCCGTGGGAGCCCTGCTACGCGAGGAGCAGGAGCAGGGCGCTCGCTCCACGCTCGAGCCGGAGGCACTCTTTGAGCTCGTCGCGATCGGTGGTTGGCCCGGTCATCTTACGCGAACTCCATCCAACGCGCTCCAGGCGAACCGCGACTATCTGGACGAGATCCGGCGCACCGATGTTCGGCGTGTCGATGAGGTGAACCGCGACCCTGAACGCGTGGGACGCTTCCTTCGGTCCTACGCCAGGAATGTTGCGACACAGGCTTCGATGGCGACCATCGCTGCGGACACGGGCGGCGCAGACGGGCCCTTGAAGGACGTGACCGCCCTCGAGTATGCCGATGCCCTGACTCGGCTCTTCATCATCGAGGAGCAACCGGCCTGGGCACCGCACTTGAGATCACGCTCAATCCTCCGCACCTCATCCAAGCGGCACTTTGTCGACCCTTCGTTGGCGGCCGCCGCGCTTCGAGCCGGTCCTGAACAGCTTCGACGAGACCTCGAACTGTTCGGGCTACTCTTTGAGT encodes:
- a CDS encoding antitoxin VapB family protein: MATKTISLKLEAYERLRRARRSPDESFSEVVMRAEWPDAALTGRELLARVRERGPTYPAEALDQVDANDREDAPPGDKWSGR
- a CDS encoding DUF4143 domain-containing protein — protein: MIYRPRITDDEIRRRLSAAGGVVVEGPKACGKTATARHHAESEVLLDVDATARTAIGFDPALVLDGPTPRLIDEWQVAPEIWNHVRRTIDDRQAPGQFILTGSAVASDDTIRHTGAGRLTRVRLRPMSLYELDASSGALSVGALLREEQEQGARSTLEPEALFELVAIGGWPGHLTRTPSNALQANRDYLDEIRRTDVRRVDEVNRDPERVGRFLRSYARNVATQASMATIAADTGGADGPLKDVTALEYADALTRLFIIEEQPAWAPHLRSRSILRTSSKRHFVDPSLAAAALRAGPEQLRRDLELFGLLFESLVIRDLRIYAQAAEASVLHYRDNTGLEIDAIITTPAGAWIALEVKLGGDTAIEEAANNLVKLRDRVDTQRCGDPAALGVVVGSGTYAYRREDGVWVLPIGVCGP
- a CDS encoding NUDIX domain-containing protein, translating into MSSEVGIRVLACVLRRGPALLICRRPDHKRHGGLWEFPGGKVEPGESDLDAARRELREELDLDVTAVGEVAFSVADPGSAFVIEFLEVEAGGEPECLEHSEVAWVEPEELLGYALAPSDRRFAEWLARGEVELDRGR
- a CDS encoding type II toxin-antitoxin system VapC family toxin — its product is MILETTFLIDLERELRRGVEGPAHRFLESHAKTPLFITFTIAGELAAGLPPGDRNLWMELIRPFRMLDCTPEVCWEYGQAYRYLKANGLLIGANDLWIGATALAHGQPVVTRNVREFGRIPGLRVEAYAEG
- a CDS encoding CopG family transcriptional regulator; this encodes MPTVKTTVYLDAADYRRLKTLAEAEGRSAAELIRAAVAEYTRTRTGRRLPSSLGAGRSGDGQLAERAEELLHGMGEEL
- a CDS encoding PIN domain-containing protein; this translates as MIVADTGAIVALVDQDDRHHQTLRGAFEADPGAWILPWAILPEVDHILASRLGSAVARSFRADVASGAWAVEWNGGSDVERARDLDAANADLELGLVDAVVMAVAERLGARAIATLDLRDFAAVTLRTDPELWPRDL